From Toxorhynchites rutilus septentrionalis strain SRP chromosome 2, ASM2978413v1, whole genome shotgun sequence, a single genomic window includes:
- the LOC129767114 gene encoding uncharacterized protein LOC129767114, with amino-acid sequence MIDPKWITLIAIANPSIAGAASELAARQSPQSPYFDAAVYPHAWGWAIAGFVLAVLKGAFLVGAFVVWASYEQGFVRRTPRARYINGLDYWTSLVLDFLGSDGTDQCHEQAVCEANAYLKRYSLLKIISYSTSEKLDTGIDCAKMEVKNNCSVTLGELVLRKLGYLRNYANFTNGIT; translated from the exons ATGATAGATCCGAAGTGGATCACATTGATTGCGATCGCCAATCCATCAATCGCTGGAGCGGCATCCGAGCTCGCAGCTCGACAATCTCCCCAATCGCCATATTTTGACGCAG CGGTTTACCCTCATGCTTGGGGCTGGGCGATTGCTGGATTTGTGCTGGCCGTTTTGAAGGGAGCTTTCCTGGTTGGTGCCTTCGTAGTGTGGGCTTCCTACGAGCAGGGATTCGTGAGACGAACCCCCAGAGCCAGGTATATCAATGGACTTGATTACTGGACTTCGCTAGTGTTGGACTTTTTGGGTAGCGATGGGACGGACCAGTGTCATGAACAAGCGGTTTGCGAGGCGAATGCTTATCTCAAGAGATATTCTTTGTTAAAAATCATTTCATACAGTACCAGCGAAAAACTAGACACGGGAATTGATTGCGCTAAAATGGAGGTGAAAAATAACTGTTCAGTAACTTTAGGTGAACTCGTATTGAGAAAACTAGGTTACCTAAGAAATTATGCGAATTTCACTAACGgaattacatga